Proteins encoded by one window of Pseudomonas sp. PSKL.D1:
- a CDS encoding DODA-type extradiol aromatic ring-opening family dioxygenase, producing MLPSLFISHGSPMLALQPGASGPALAALANALPRPKAIVVVSAHWESRELLVTAGEHPETWHDFYGFPAALYAVKYPAPGEPQLAAQVGALLTAAGLPARLDAQRPFDHGAWVPLSLMYPDAGIPVIQVSLPSQAGPALQIKVGEALAALREEGILLVGSGSITHNLGELDWHAGPDVIEPWALAFRDWVVERLGEDDRVALLDYRQLAPFAVRNHPSDEHLLPLFFALGAGGKFGVVHQGFTLGALGMDIYRFD from the coding sequence ATGCTGCCCAGCCTGTTCATTTCCCACGGTTCCCCCATGCTCGCCCTGCAGCCCGGCGCCAGCGGGCCAGCATTGGCCGCATTGGCCAATGCGCTGCCGCGCCCCAAGGCAATCGTTGTGGTATCGGCGCACTGGGAAAGCCGTGAGCTGCTGGTGACCGCAGGGGAGCACCCTGAAACCTGGCATGACTTTTACGGCTTTCCGGCTGCGCTGTATGCGGTGAAGTATCCGGCGCCGGGTGAACCGCAACTGGCTGCACAGGTTGGCGCGTTGTTGACGGCAGCAGGCCTGCCCGCGCGCCTGGACGCCCAGCGGCCCTTCGACCACGGCGCTTGGGTACCGCTCTCATTGATGTACCCGGACGCGGGCATTCCGGTGATTCAGGTTTCGCTGCCCAGTCAGGCCGGCCCTGCACTGCAGATCAAGGTGGGCGAGGCACTGGCGGCGTTGCGTGAGGAAGGCATCTTGCTGGTTGGGTCCGGCAGCATCACGCATAACCTGGGTGAGCTGGACTGGCACGCCGGGCCGGATGTGATTGAGCCTTGGGCGTTGGCGTTTCGGGATTGGGTGGTAGAGCGGCTGGGCGAGGATGATCGGGTGGCGTTGCTGGATTATCGGCAGTTGGCGCCGTTTGCGGTGCGTAACCATCCCAGTGATGAGCATTTGTTGCCGTTGTTTTTTGCCTTGGGAGCCGGAGGTAAATTTGGGGTGGTGCACCAGGGGTTCACCTTAGGGGCACTGGGGATGGATATTTACCGGTTCGACTGA
- a CDS encoding thiopurine S-methyltransferase, which translates to MDAAFWHRKWADNQIGFHQANANPYLQQHWPALGLPAGSRVLVPLCGKSLDMVWLAGQGHRVLGVELSRRAVEAFFREQGLKAQVTQRGAFEAWRSGDIELWCGDFFALRAEDLADCTGVYDRAALIALPPQMRAQYMKLLGQVLPGGVQGLLVTLDYDQAMMAGPPFSVGDGEVRDFSGWEVHVLQEKEIVAESPKFVEAGVNSLVERVYRVQF; encoded by the coding sequence ATGGACGCGGCGTTTTGGCACCGCAAGTGGGCGGATAACCAGATCGGGTTTCATCAGGCCAATGCCAACCCTTACCTGCAACAGCACTGGCCGGCCTTGGGTTTGCCGGCGGGCAGCCGCGTTCTGGTGCCGTTGTGCGGCAAAAGCCTGGACATGGTGTGGTTGGCGGGGCAGGGGCACCGGGTGTTGGGGGTGGAACTGTCGCGGCGGGCGGTGGAGGCCTTTTTCCGTGAGCAGGGGCTGAAGGCGCAGGTCACGCAGCGGGGAGCATTCGAAGCCTGGCGCAGTGGTGACATCGAACTGTGGTGTGGCGATTTTTTTGCCTTGCGGGCAGAGGATTTGGCCGATTGCACGGGAGTTTATGACCGTGCTGCGCTGATTGCCTTGCCACCGCAGATGCGGGCGCAGTACATGAAGTTACTGGGGCAGGTGCTGCCGGGCGGGGTTCAAGGGTTGTTGGTGACCCTGGACTATGACCAGGCGATGATGGCTGGCCCGCCGTTCTCCGTGGGGGATGGAGAGGTACGAGACTTTTCCGGCTGGGAGGTGCATGTATTACAAGAGAAGGAGATTGTCGCAGAGAGTCCGAAATTTGTTGAGGCGGGCGTAAACAGCCTGGTTGAACGGGTATATCGCGTGCAGTTCTGA